One stretch of Aquimarina sp. Aq107 DNA includes these proteins:
- the crtD gene encoding 1-hydroxycarotenoid 3,4-desaturase CrtD yields the protein MSNKKAIIIGSGIAGLASAIRLSGQNFSVEVYETNSYPGGKLAEIHKEGYRFDCGPSLFTMPQFLEELFAISKKSISNYFEYSKKEIVCNYFYEDGTRFTALADIKKFAEEAEKKFEVERDQIFKYFKSSKQKYDLTSTLFLEKSLHKLSTYLSLDTIKAIIRINNLGIDKKLHSYNDEIFKDARLVQFFDRFATYNGSSPYVTPGIMSMIPHLEQYYGTFFPKGGMYSITKALYQLAIDLGVKFHFESEVDQIVVTNKKATAVVVDGCLQEADVIISNMDVVPTYRKLLPNEQAPEKTLKQPRSSSALIFYWGIKKEFPELDLHNIFFSKDYKKEFEYIFEKKEVYNDPTVYINITAKNEPSDSPEGSENWFVMINVPSNEGQDWKEIIQRSRKNITDKLSKLLKVNIEELIETEEILDPRSIESKTQSYQGALYGSSSNNKYAAFLRHPNFSKNIKNLYFCGGSVHPGGGIPLCLLSGKIVSELIEKDFKE from the coding sequence ATGTCAAACAAGAAAGCAATAATTATTGGATCTGGTATTGCCGGTTTAGCATCCGCAATCCGTTTAAGCGGTCAAAATTTTAGTGTAGAGGTATATGAAACTAATTCTTATCCTGGCGGAAAATTAGCCGAAATTCATAAAGAAGGATATCGTTTTGACTGCGGACCATCCTTGTTTACAATGCCTCAGTTTTTAGAAGAGTTGTTCGCTATCTCTAAGAAATCAATTTCGAATTATTTTGAGTATTCCAAAAAAGAAATAGTTTGTAATTACTTTTATGAAGATGGAACTAGATTTACAGCGTTAGCTGATATTAAAAAATTTGCAGAAGAAGCAGAAAAGAAGTTTGAAGTAGAAAGGGATCAGATTTTTAAATATTTTAAATCTAGTAAGCAAAAATATGACTTGACCTCTACTTTATTTCTAGAAAAATCATTACATAAATTATCAACATATCTGTCTTTGGACACTATAAAAGCTATTATTAGAATTAATAACCTAGGAATAGATAAGAAATTACACAGTTATAATGATGAAATATTTAAGGATGCAAGATTGGTTCAGTTTTTTGACCGATTTGCGACTTATAATGGATCGTCTCCTTATGTTACGCCTGGAATTATGTCTATGATTCCTCATTTAGAACAGTACTACGGAACTTTTTTTCCAAAAGGAGGAATGTATAGTATTACAAAAGCTCTTTATCAATTAGCGATTGATCTTGGTGTAAAATTTCATTTTGAATCAGAAGTAGATCAAATAGTTGTTACAAATAAAAAGGCAACAGCAGTAGTTGTTGATGGTTGTCTACAAGAAGCGGATGTAATCATATCCAATATGGATGTAGTTCCTACTTATCGTAAACTACTTCCTAATGAGCAAGCACCTGAAAAAACTCTGAAACAACCTAGATCAAGCTCCGCGTTAATTTTTTATTGGGGGATTAAAAAAGAGTTTCCTGAATTGGATTTGCATAACATCTTTTTTTCGAAAGATTATAAAAAGGAATTTGAATATATTTTTGAAAAAAAGGAAGTATATAATGATCCAACCGTTTATATAAATATTACTGCTAAAAATGAACCAAGTGATTCTCCAGAAGGGTCCGAAAACTGGTTTGTTATGATTAATGTTCCCAGTAATGAAGGACAAGACTGGAAAGAAATAATACAACGGTCTAGAAAAAACATTACAGATAAATTGTCAAAATTGTTAAAGGTAAATATTGAAGAGCTAATAGAAACTGAGGAGATTTTGGATCCTAGAAGTATTGAAAGTAAGACGCAATCTTATCAAGGAGCATTGTATGGTTCCAGTAGTAATAATAAATATGCAGCTTTTTTAAGACATCCTAACTTTTCGAAAAACATTAAAAATCTTTATTTCTGTGGAGGAAGTGTGCATCCTGGAGGAGGAATCCCATTGTGTTTATTGTCTGGTAAAATAGTTTCTGAGTTAATTGAGAAAGATTTTAAAGAATAA
- a CDS encoding GNAT family N-acetyltransferase, with amino-acid sequence MENQKIKIRKLELSDTLELAKLANNKNIWNNLRDYIPYPYSESDAETFINFTQTQDPQQSFGIECNNELCGVISLILQNDVYRKSAEIGYWIGQPYWGNGIATKAVKLITQYGLKKLNLTRIYAGVFENNIASMRTLEKNGYSKEGVFRKAIIKNGKTLDEHRYFILSENQE; translated from the coding sequence GTGGAAAATCAAAAAATCAAAATTAGAAAACTCGAATTATCCGATACATTAGAACTAGCAAAGCTGGCTAACAATAAGAATATCTGGAATAATCTTAGAGATTATATCCCTTATCCTTACTCAGAAAGTGACGCCGAAACTTTCATTAATTTTACTCAAACACAGGATCCTCAACAAAGTTTTGGTATTGAATGTAACAATGAATTATGTGGTGTAATAAGTCTAATCTTACAAAATGATGTTTATAGAAAAAGTGCAGAAATAGGATACTGGATAGGTCAACCATATTGGGGAAATGGAATAGCCACAAAAGCTGTGAAGCTAATAACCCAGTATGGATTAAAAAAATTAAATTTAACTAGAATTTATGCTGGTGTTTTCGAAAATAATATTGCCTCTATGCGGACGTTAGAAAAAAACGGGTATAGTAAAGAAGGGGTTTTTCGAAAAGCAATTATAAAAAATGGTAAAACTTTAGACGAACACAGATATTTTATATTAAGTGAAAATCAAGAATAA